The DNA region ACCCACTGATGAATGACTCAAAATTTCAACTTGTTTGGCCCACATAGGCACTACCAGGCCCATATCTTTAGTCCTAGTTATAAACCCTTCCGGCAAGTATTCCAACGCCGTACGTGTATCATTTCGTCCAGAGTTCAGATATGCACTATCTGCATCACCATCGGATGGTGGACGTACCACCCAAACAAATTTTTGTTGGCTTAATTCCAAACCCCAAGCAAGCTCAGTCATTTGTTGAGATGAAAGTGTTCCACCACTCCCAAATGATACAAATAGAACTGATTCAAGATTCTGCTTGTCTAACCATTGGATCAcctgtttgaaaatataaacAAGAACATAAATAATTTAGACTTGAAATACGTCAAATAATGTATTGAAAAGAATGGTATtaatttgttcctttttcatCGCGAGATGACTGTGAAATTGAAATTCTAACATTACCTCGTCACGTTCAGTTATTTCAACTGTTCTCCTCAAGGGACCAATTGGGTAGATGGGATAATCTGGCACTTTAAGAACTGATCTCAACTTGTCATTATTTCTAAGTGCTTTGATAGTCTCAGGCTCTAAATCTTCCCAAGTATTAATCAAGATTCCATCAAAATGCGTATATTCCACTCCGAGCTTAACGTACTCTTCATACTGTTGATTGCTCCGGTCCAACATAGGATCCACCACGTCTTCGGGTCGCAATGCTTTGCAACCCGGAATTTTCAAAGGTTCTTTAAGATCAACATATTCGCCCTCAATTTCTTTGTCAAAAACTTGGCAGTATATAAATAACGCCAATGTCCATAAAGTAGTAGGATGGTACGCGTACTTAGGAATGTTAAACTCTTCGGCTATAGGCAATATTTGTGTGCAAAAAATGTCGACTATGAGAGCATTTGGACGATGAGTCATGGAAGCAATGACAGAACGGATTTCAGGCAATGTTTCACGGACCAATATTCTAAATCGAGTGAAAAGTTTAGTGCTGGAGTCTATTAGGTGTGAAATATCGACCGAAGGAATGGGAATTATTTCTGTAGTTTCTTTCTCATGGGATTTCTTGAGAAATTGGGTTTCTGTTAATGAAGAGCTAGTTGTGATAGCAAGAATAGTAATTTTGATATTATGGTGAGTGGCTAATCGATTGCCTAAGACAAGAACCGGAATTAAATGGCCCATGCCAGGGCTTGAGAGTATAGCAACATGAAGTTTTGAGCTATCCATATGGATAATTTCGgaaaatagaaaatgaaattttattggAAGGAGTGGGGAATAGAAAATATTGATGAATTTTACAAGGTGAATAATTTATGTATGGGTTTTATAGGACTACAAAGTTTGGAAGACCACAAATAGTTTTCAATCAATCAATTAATTTCCTGAGGGACATACATGACAGTCCTTTTCTCAAGGGAAAGAAACAAACACGATAGTAGGTTTAGCAGATTTGAGAACCACTAATGTTCACTAACTTTTGAGAAGCTTCCCAGTATACTACAAAAGCTAAGGActgattttgtttttcttcataATTTCGCCATGAATGGCGTACGTGGCCCTTCTATTTCATACACAATAATGGAGTTCTCTGCATTTTTGCACCCCTAATGTGTGGATCGTTTTTTAAGTTGCACCCTATCctcttatttttttgtaatttgcCCTTTCCCTTTAATCTATTCACTtctttacaaaa from Lycium ferocissimum isolate CSIRO_LF1 chromosome 2, AGI_CSIRO_Lferr_CH_V1, whole genome shotgun sequence includes:
- the LOC132035453 gene encoding anthocyanidin 3-O-glucosyltransferase 5-like encodes the protein MDSSKLHVAILSSPGMGHLIPVLVLGNRLATHHNIKITILAITTSSSLTETQFLKKSHEKETTEIIPIPSVDISHLIDSSTKLFTRFRILVRETLPEIRSVIASMTHRPNALIVDIFCTQILPIAEEFNIPKYAYHPTTLWTLALFIYCQVFDKEIEGEYVDLKEPLKIPGCKALRPEDVVDPMLDRSNQQYEEYVKLGVEYTHFDGILINTWEDLEPETIKALRNNDKLRSVLKVPDYPIYPIGPLRRTVEITERDEVIQWLDKQNLESVLFVSFGSGGTLSSQQMTELAWGLELSQQKFVWVVRPPSDGDADSAYLNSGRNDTRTALEYLPEGFITRTKDMGLVVPMWAKQVEILSHSSVGGFLSHCGWNSTIESLTNGVPMIAWPLHAEQRMNATMLTEELGVAIRPAVLPTKKVVWREEIQGMMRILMQTKEGKCIREKAKKLKMSAKNALSEGGSSYNSICELVKNICTR